A stretch of DNA from Arctopsyche grandis isolate Sample6627 chromosome 6, ASM5162203v2, whole genome shotgun sequence:
TATATTGCTAATTCACTGAGCCTGAGTTGACTCATCGAATTTCTTTTATAatcttgaaaataatttataaatttgaaaaataaaactatagtgAATCACgttatcgaaaatttaatttaaaataaaataactttaaaataaaataaccgaattatattgcgtaagttctttttgagcgcctttgaaaataaTGACTTGTCGAAACTgtgctactattcagtgcaatttcgtgcatctttccgggaaccatgaAATTGATATACAAAtaagcaatattttattaaaaacatttaatttcagattcatttattattactttaatgTTACGTCTAAGGTCATATCATACATTTTGGTCATGTTTATAAAacagtcttatattataaaatagctcATGGAAACATCGACAATCAATCGATGTAGTTTTCCAATTCTTCGTCCTGCACCAAAAACCTCATATCTGGTTGGCTAGAGCTCAAACTGTTCGTCCTAGTCCACCTCTGTCTCAACGAAACGAATCCGTTCGAAACCCTCGCATAATAATTTCCGGCGACTCCTAATTTTATAATCGTACCAGCACTAATTACGAAAACTATCAGCAGAAGAATTAAAATAATCGTTGTTACTGATAAAGCTTGCGATGCACCCTCTTCTTTATCTCCTACATGAGCATCTGAAACATGTATATATTCAATCCAAAATAGAAATCTGTGTTAGAATTTAAAATACTAAGGGATCTGATAGATACCTTGATGATATGTAATCTTCTGGAGCATTTTAGTTGAAATGACGCTTTTTGTTGTTGTAATGATTTCGacgtcattttgaatttttccgtTATCGTCTCTTCCATAGTGACCATAATGTTTCGAAAAACTATTCGCCGCATTAGTGGTTGTGGTTTGTATTGCCGTTTTATTCTGCGAAGTAGCTAATTCATCGCTCGTTTTAGTTACGTTTAATCTAACCACATCGTACATGGTATCATTGGTGAAGTAAATGGGCACGGCCACCCTTGGAGCAGTTTTGGTTGATTGATTGTTTAAAATTGGATACAATTTAATAGGGACTGTTGTTTTTGGCAGATTTTTGACAGTAGCCGATTTTGTAACTGCTAcagtttttgttattattacagGTTTTGTGACAACAGGGAGATTTTTAACGATTCGAGTCGTTGTAGTTGGGATCGCCGTCGTTGTcgatataattttcttttgcaTCATAGTGGTTGGCTTCGTCAACAGAGTCAAAATCATTTTTTGGGTACTGACATTGTTCTGGATTATAGTATCTTTTACTGTAGCTAATTCCGTGGTGATGTCGTCTACTGTTGGAACTTCAGTTGCTGTTTTTTTCAGCGGCGTTGGCAATATCGGTGGTAGACTTGAAGCTTCTTCCATTGTGTCAGTGCTGTCGTAAGAGTTAGTGCTCCAATCGTCTgtgttattaataaaaacaaaaacaaatttcacacaacTCATTATTGCGTTTATGTTGTCTCCAATAAAGATGTTTTATATTACTTACTGAATAAGCATAAAGCTTTGTAGTCCACGCAACAAGTGTTAAGTATTATGCATCCCACAGTACATTGACAAACTCCATTGTCTTTATCGTCAGTATCGTTTGTAGCAACTCCACATCGATTCAAACATGAatctaataaaatgtataaaagagAATAGTTCTTAGTTCAACCTTTTAACATAAATACAACGGTTTGAGTCACCAGAAAGACAGGAGCTTTCTTGCTTACCGGTTAAAGGTACAGTCAAAGGTACTACTGCTGTCTGTTGTTCCGCTCTTATTTCAACACACTGTTCCGATTGCAGAATTTTCACATCATCAATAGCTATATCGCTCACATATCCCGGACCTCGAATACCTTCGATTATGATCTGTAAAACAGTTTACAAATTagcatacacatatatttaaaaataatatttaaattgagtttTGAATATTATACTTGGAAATTAGTATTCATTTCGTCCAAATCGAAAAATCCTCTGTACCACATGTTGCCTTGATTGCCTCTTTTCTCAAACatggtatatttttgcttttgtAAAGAATCATTCATTATAGCGTTAAAATCTAAGTTTTCGGGATGTACGTATACTTTCAAGGCACCAGTCGTTCTGCCatacatatgataataaaacacaaaacatcCATTTCGGGTTAAGTTTGATGGAAATATTGGAGATAGAAGACGTGCAGTGTCGTTCTCATTTTTCACGGAACTttctatgtacatgtaataacCTGAAAATAGTGGACAGCATCCATATTAAAATGCTTaacaaaacaatatacatattgtgcGATCAACTCTTCAATATGACATTTCGTATATTGGGTAATCAAACTGAGAGTAATCCACTCGTTTGACAAGCAATCAATCAACAAgtcaaaaattgatttgtacCCAGGgctcaaaatgaaaattttcacgaatgggaGCGCTCGATTTTCAAAACGTTTCGGTGATtatatcccaaatgtgaatcgctaactGCATAGccaccgctacgaaaatcgctcgtgcggttctcctgtcgcacgaaaactcatcgcacaggaaaattgccgtacagaaaactaccagagtttgccaatatatctaattgtcattgaaacggttccaaaaaattggcaaccttacccattttctcacaaatcttgaatttcactgaattgtataaaatgctgcaaatttacaaatttgaccaaaattgatatgtatttactgaatatcactgaattgcttaaaaatgatgcatattcataaatttgaccataaatatctttgtgggtgttaattgatatgtttttactttgtataatatttgtattaaatgtaaaatGATTCTGGCTAGGACGGCGCATTGgtggcaaataaaaataaatatgtaactaataaaataaaatatgtatatgtatgtatgtatgtatattcacgcGCTCACGTTCAATTTGAGCCCTGTTTGTACCACTTTAAATCAACCTCAAATTTAAACGGTAAATACACACCTAATTTCCCTTCGCCGAGAGTGTGGTCATAAGAAGGACCAGTGCCGATATGACCACTTggagttttcaaattttttcttATCCAGTCAAAATCGTGTTTAGGATCTTGAGCCCATCCACAAAGATCAGGATTTTCAAAATCACAAGTCAGCGATATCGCATCACGTTTAGTGGCTATGGAATACAAAAGAAACAAGATTATTAGGCAATTCTTCGGCAAAGAAgtctatacaaatttatttgacaTAGCAGATTTTCAGAGACCAGCAATTGGTTTCTATACTTGTCTACCAGCAATATTAATTGCTTGGGCGTAAAATATTATTCCAAAATTGCACTCGCCAGAGTATTTTTAAGTATAAATTAGATAGTTTCGGTAAagcaaagtatgtatg
This window harbors:
- the LOC143912816 gene encoding uncharacterized protein LOC143912816 isoform X3 codes for the protein MCKNGVWNPSSAYCSKPGCVLFPNLENGMQFYMNYNAVVMFFCNPGYDLIGSMKTYCNGTSWNTTQPTCTSTKRDAISLTCDFENPDLCGWAQDPKHDFDWIRKNLKTPSGHIGTGPSYDHTLGEGKLGYYMYIESSVKNENDTARLLSPIFPSNLTRNGCFVFYYHMYGRTTGALKVYVHPENLDFNAIMNDSLQKQKYTMFEKRGNQGNMWYRGFFDLDEMNTNFQIIIEGIRGPGYVSDIAIDDVKILQSEQCVEIRAEQQTAVVPLTVPLTDSCLNRCGVATNDTDDKDNGVCQCTVGCIILNTCCVDYKALCLFNDWSTNSYDSTDTMEEASSLPPILPTPLKKTATEVPTVDDITTELATVKDTIIQNNVSTQKMILTLLTKPTTMMQKKIISTTTAIPTTTTRIVKNLPVVTKPVIITKTVAVTKSATVKNLPKTTVPIKLYPILNNQSTKTAPRVAVPIYFTNDTMYDVVRLNVTKTSDELATSQNKTAIQTTTTNAANSFSKHYGHYGRDDNGKIQNDVEIITTTKSVISTKMLQKITYHQDAHVGDKEEGASQALSVTTIILILLLIVFVISAGTIIKLGVAGNYYARVSNGFVSLRQRWTRTNSLSSSQPDMRFLVQDEELENYID
- the LOC143912816 gene encoding uncharacterized protein LOC143912816 isoform X1, with protein sequence MKFPCVLQKFFCVVLYILLVGDVAVVASFEDYSTCPKLSLVNGVVRHGNRKYNKLARLTCKKGFTLIGEKFAMCKNGVWNPSSAYCSKPGCVLFPNLENGMQFYMNYNAVVMFFCNPGYDLIGSMKTYCNGTSWNTTQPTCTSTKRDAISLTCDFENPDLCGWAQDPKHDFDWIRKNLKTPSGHIGTGPSYDHTLGEGKLGYYMYIESSVKNENDTARLLSPIFPSNLTRNGCFVFYYHMYGRTTGALKVYVHPENLDFNAIMNDSLQKQKYTMFEKRGNQGNMWYRGFFDLDEMNTNFQIIIEGIRGPGYVSDIAIDDVKILQSEQCVEIRAEQQTAVVPLTVPLTDSCLNRCGVATNDTDDKDNGVCQCTVGCIILNTCCVDYKALCLFNDWSTNSYDSTDTMEEASSLPPILPTPLKKTATEVPTVDDITTELATVKDTIIQNNVSTQKMILTLLTKPTTMMQKKIISTTTAIPTTTTRIVKNLPVVTKPVIITKTVAVTKSATVKNLPKTTVPIKLYPILNNQSTKTAPRVAVPIYFTNDTMYDVVRLNVTKTSDELATSQNKTAIQTTTTNAANSFSKHYGHYGRDDNGKIQNDVEIITTTKSVISTKMLQKITYHQDAHVGDKEEGASQALSVTTIILILLLIVFVISAGTIIKLGVAGNYYARVSNGFVSLRQRWTRTNSLSSSQPDMRFLVQDEELENYID
- the LOC143912816 gene encoding uncharacterized protein LOC143912816 isoform X2; this encodes MKFPCVLQKFFCVVLYILLVGDVAVVASFEDYSTCPKLSLVNGVVRHGNRKYNKLARLTCKKGFTLIGEKFAMCKNGVWNPSSAYCSKPGCVLFPNLENGMQFYMNYNAVVMFFCNPGYDLIGSMKTYCNGTSWNTTQPTCTSTKRDAISLTCDFENPDLCGWAQDPKHDFDWIRKNLKTPSGHIGTGPSYDHTLGEGKLGYYMYIESSVKNENDTARLLSPIFPSNLTRNGCFVFYYHMYGRTTGALKVYVHPENLDFNAIMNDSLQKQKYTMFEKRGNQGNMWYRGFFDLDEMNTNFQIIIEGIRGPGYVSDIAIDDVKILQSEQCVEIRAEQQTAVVPLTVPLTDSCLNRCGVATNDTDDKDNGVCQCTVGCIILNTCCVDYKALCLFNDWSTNSYDSTDTMEEASSLPPILPTPLKKTATEVPTVDDITTELATVKDTIIQNNVSTQKMILTLLTKPTTMMQKKIISTTTAIPTTTTRIVKNLPVVTKPVIITKTVAVTKSATVKNLPKTTVPIKLYPILNNQSTKTAPRVAVPIYFTNDTMYDVVRLNVTKTSDELATSQNKTAIQTTTTNAANSFSKHYGHYGRDDNGKIQNDVEIITTTKSVISTKMLQKITYHQGDKEEGASQALSVTTIILILLLIVFVISAGTIIKLGVAGNYYARVSNGFVSLRQRWTRTNSLSSSQPDMRFLVQDEELENYID
- the LOC143912816 gene encoding uncharacterized protein LOC143912816 isoform X4 produces the protein MCKNGVWNPSSAYCSKPGCVLFPNLENGMQFYMNYNAVVMFFCNPGYDLIGSMKTYCNGTSWNTTQPTCTSTKRDAISLTCDFENPDLCGWAQDPKHDFDWIRKNLKTPSGHIGTGPSYDHTLGEGKLGYYMYIESSVKNENDTARLLSPIFPSNLTRNGCFVFYYHMYGRTTGALKVYVHPENLDFNAIMNDSLQKQKYTMFEKRGNQGNMWYRGFFDLDEMNTNFQIIIEGIRGPGYVSDIAIDDVKILQSEQCVEIRAEQQTAVVPLTVPLTDSCLNRCGVATNDTDDKDNGVCQCTVGCIILNTCCVDYKALCLFNDWSTNSYDSTDTMEEASSLPPILPTPLKKTATEVPTVDDITTELATVKDTIIQNNVSTQKMILTLLTKPTTMMQKKIISTTTAIPTTTTRIVKNLPVVTKPVIITKTVAVTKSATVKNLPKTTVPIKLYPILNNQSTKTAPRVAVPIYFTNDTMYDVVRLNVTKTSDELATSQNKTAIQTTTTNAANSFSKHYGHYGRDDNGKIQNDVEIITTTKSVISTKMLQKITYHQGDKEEGASQALSVTTIILILLLIVFVISAGTIIKLGVAGNYYARVSNGFVSLRQRWTRTNSLSSSQPDMRFLVQDEELENYID